Proteins encoded in a region of the Stieleria neptunia genome:
- a CDS encoding LptF/LptG family permease: MLTTIQRRIARDIFVTFFLSLFVITMLVMFVGVAREAINQGLGPVGVLRLIPFSLPNALSLAVPGTALFSVCTVYGRMSADNEFVAMQSVGISLLPSIIPAVLLTAILSITTVGLINVAFTWGFHGVQRVILSSVEKIAYNKLQRDHYFQHDSFSMSVRAVSGRDLVQPQIKIDRPGAEPIRISASTAQLSYQADDESLQLSIANSRVDVGGVASLVFPETFVHTIPLGMDAQVDLLVAHPSHMAMRDLPTASQRQSDDICRRENGIAVHTAFSILSSKIDAIANSESAQRLSEINRSRIRLHRLGTEMHRRWASGFTCLAMSLIGIPLAIRMKASDTMTTFGVVFLPTVLIYYPIFALTLDMAKNGRLVPQGVWIANLVFVFASILMMRRLVYQPA; this comes from the coding sequence ATGTTGACGACGATCCAGCGTCGGATCGCTCGTGACATCTTCGTCACATTCTTCCTGTCGCTGTTTGTGATCACGATGCTGGTGATGTTCGTCGGTGTCGCTCGCGAGGCGATCAATCAAGGACTCGGTCCGGTGGGCGTGTTGAGACTCATTCCATTTTCGTTGCCCAATGCATTGTCGCTTGCGGTGCCTGGTACGGCGTTGTTCAGCGTCTGTACCGTTTATGGTCGCATGTCGGCCGACAATGAATTTGTTGCCATGCAGTCGGTCGGTATCTCGTTATTGCCATCAATCATTCCTGCGGTCCTGTTGACAGCCATCCTGAGTATCACGACCGTCGGGCTGATCAATGTGGCTTTCACTTGGGGATTTCATGGCGTGCAGCGAGTTATTTTGTCATCGGTCGAAAAGATCGCCTACAACAAACTACAGCGTGATCACTACTTTCAGCACGACAGCTTTTCCATGTCGGTGCGCGCGGTCAGTGGACGCGATCTGGTTCAGCCGCAAATCAAAATCGATCGGCCCGGAGCGGAGCCGATCAGGATTTCCGCCAGCACGGCGCAGCTCAGCTATCAAGCGGACGATGAGAGTTTACAACTGAGCATCGCCAACAGTCGGGTGGACGTGGGCGGTGTGGCCTCGCTCGTTTTCCCCGAGACATTCGTGCATACGATTCCTCTGGGCATGGACGCGCAAGTTGACTTGCTGGTCGCCCATCCTTCGCACATGGCGATGCGTGACTTACCAACCGCATCGCAGCGGCAAAGTGACGACATTTGTCGCCGCGAGAACGGGATCGCCGTTCACACAGCATTCAGCATTCTATCGTCAAAGATAGATGCAATCGCAAACTCCGAGTCTGCACAGCGGCTGTCCGAGATCAATCGAAGTCGCATACGATTGCACCGCTTGGGAACTGAGATGCACCGCCGCTGGGCCAGCGGGTTCACCTGTTTGGCGATGTCGTTGATCGGCATTCCGCTGGCGATCCGCATGAAGGCGTCGGATACGATGACAACGTTCGGCGTCGTGTTTCTGCCGACGGTGTTGATCTACTATCCGATCTTTGCGTTGACCTTGGACATGGCCAAAAACGGACGGCTTGTTCCCCAAGGCGTCTGGATCGCGAACCTCGTATTTGTCTTCGCTAGCATCTTGATGATGCGGCGACTTGTCTATCAACCCGCGTGA
- a CDS encoding glycosyltransferase family 39 protein: MLIPYKAKIRQAWKDHFPASAQHVISPASGWSRRQRCMAWATLIATACAVLVPNLSYPLIEPDETRYAQIAIEMIDSRDWVTPTLDGKAYLDKPPLMYWLTALSFQLFGTTETAARLPSMLSALATILFVFGWGSRVLGRRSAWLGAMSLSLCGGFVLSGRFLILDSLLTLFTTLCLLSGYIAVRGHRRRPVWWIVSGVACALGVMTKGPVALVLCAPPLVVSGWLRADHSRTRVLHWVAFFVPMLVVCVPWYIAVAKFNSQFVDYFFWEHNYQRFIRGSNHKQPFWFYIPIVFAAMFPASLLLPSVVAFVASSAGCKRSLRSKDLGFLVCGAVWVLAFFSAASCKLPTYILPAIPLICLATGVMLDQTVFRRCAVDRITNYLIPFPQRATVMLIIACIAMIGVDAWLAGTVSQAGVLAAIVCVVVSVIVLASWNRDIVAGRSAWAGTAVVSVGVMLFASAVLLPTISSERSVYVETFRIAEDDADAAIVFFGEKPHGATFHFPERRTVSFPIEWEDEFVGFASKERNFVLVTDDARIERTRASLATTHHLTVSPRHEHVYRATRITLADETFASAGKLSR, encoded by the coding sequence ATGTTGATTCCTTACAAAGCGAAGATCCGCCAAGCGTGGAAGGATCATTTTCCCGCGTCTGCCCAACACGTCATCTCCCCGGCGAGCGGCTGGTCACGGCGTCAACGCTGCATGGCATGGGCAACGCTGATCGCCACCGCGTGCGCGGTCCTCGTTCCGAATTTGTCTTACCCGTTGATCGAACCCGATGAAACGCGGTACGCCCAGATCGCGATCGAAATGATTGACTCACGCGATTGGGTCACGCCGACACTGGACGGCAAAGCGTATTTGGACAAGCCGCCATTGATGTACTGGTTGACGGCATTATCGTTTCAATTATTCGGCACGACTGAAACGGCGGCGCGACTGCCGTCCATGTTGTCTGCGCTGGCGACGATTTTGTTCGTGTTCGGTTGGGGCAGTCGCGTGTTGGGGCGGCGATCGGCTTGGTTAGGCGCGATGTCGTTGTCATTGTGTGGCGGGTTTGTGCTTTCGGGACGGTTTCTGATTCTCGATTCATTGCTGACGTTGTTTACGACCCTTTGCCTGTTGTCCGGTTACATCGCAGTCAGGGGGCATCGCCGCCGACCGGTTTGGTGGATCGTTTCAGGGGTGGCGTGTGCGTTGGGGGTAATGACGAAAGGCCCGGTGGCATTGGTGTTGTGTGCGCCGCCGTTGGTCGTGAGTGGTTGGTTGCGGGCCGATCACAGTCGGACTCGTGTACTGCACTGGGTCGCGTTTTTCGTTCCGATGTTGGTGGTTTGCGTTCCGTGGTACATCGCGGTGGCGAAATTCAATTCGCAGTTCGTGGACTACTTTTTTTGGGAGCACAACTATCAGCGGTTCATCCGAGGATCGAATCACAAGCAGCCGTTTTGGTTCTATATTCCCATCGTATTCGCGGCGATGTTTCCGGCGTCGTTGTTATTGCCTTCGGTTGTCGCGTTTGTGGCAAGTTCGGCGGGTTGCAAGCGTTCGCTGCGTTCCAAGGATCTCGGCTTTTTGGTCTGCGGAGCGGTCTGGGTGCTGGCGTTCTTCTCGGCGGCCAGTTGCAAATTGCCGACGTACATTTTGCCCGCCATTCCGCTAATCTGTTTGGCGACGGGCGTGATGCTCGATCAAACCGTGTTTCGACGCTGCGCGGTGGATCGGATCACGAACTACTTGATTCCGTTTCCGCAGCGGGCGACCGTGATGTTAATCATCGCTTGCATTGCAATGATTGGTGTCGACGCGTGGTTGGCGGGTACTGTTTCACAAGCGGGTGTCTTGGCTGCAATCGTCTGCGTCGTCGTGTCGGTCATCGTGCTGGCCAGTTGGAATCGTGACATTGTGGCGGGCCGATCGGCTTGGGCGGGAACGGCTGTGGTCTCAGTTGGTGTGATGCTGTTTGCGTCCGCGGTTTTGTTGCCCACAATCTCGTCCGAACGATCGGTTTACGTTGAAACTTTCCGAATCGCAGAAGATGATGCCGATGCGGCAATCGTTTTCTTCGGCGAAAAACCGCACGGGGCGACCTTTCACTTTCCCGAGCGTCGGACAGTGTCGTTTCCGATCGAGTGGGAAGATGAGTTCGTCGGTTTCGCGTCGAAAGAACGCAATTTCGTCTTGGTAACGGATGATGCGAGGATCGAACGGACGCGAGCGAGTTTGGCAACCACGCATCATTTGACCGTTTCACCTCGCCATGAACACGTCTATCGGGCGACACGCATCACGCTGGCCGACGAGACATTCGCGTCGGCTGGAAAGTTGAGTCGTTAG
- a CDS encoding DUF1207 domain-containing protein, whose translation MLVLVLSLSSVAIAQDGFAWNDADLIEQTNFRNAVTGDIAAFSDDGCDPCLGSTAENDQWHLLPDGLLWHSYLAAPQEPRISTVIFGDNNDGIYWDATVGGRVGLLRYGTGQSHGASGWQWDLEGAVITRLDLLHAEDVESMDYRFGTEITWAEGPWAMKFGYFHISSHVGDEYLIRNPTFTRINYVTESWIVGGSYRPREDMRLYGEFVNSFRASGGAKRYQLQTGAEYTPIAKVMRRGAPFAAVNLNFREAVDYDVSTTVQAGWSFQSPKSGRRIRLGAQYGDGPTSQFSFFQHRESHLGLGVWFDY comes from the coding sequence ATGCTCGTTCTCGTTCTTTCGCTTAGCAGCGTTGCCATCGCTCAGGACGGTTTCGCATGGAATGACGCCGACCTTATCGAGCAAACTAATTTTCGCAATGCCGTGACAGGCGACATCGCTGCGTTCAGCGATGACGGTTGCGATCCCTGCCTAGGAAGCACTGCAGAAAACGATCAATGGCACCTGCTTCCCGACGGATTGTTGTGGCATTCGTACTTGGCAGCGCCGCAAGAGCCACGTATCTCGACGGTCATCTTTGGCGACAACAACGACGGCATCTATTGGGACGCGACCGTTGGCGGACGCGTCGGACTGCTTCGCTATGGAACCGGCCAATCGCATGGTGCATCGGGTTGGCAATGGGATCTGGAAGGGGCCGTGATCACGCGGTTAGATTTATTGCACGCCGAAGATGTTGAGTCGATGGATTATCGTTTCGGCACCGAGATCACGTGGGCCGAAGGACCGTGGGCAATGAAGTTCGGATACTTTCACATCAGCTCGCATGTGGGCGACGAATACCTCATTCGCAATCCGACATTCACGCGAATTAACTACGTCACCGAGTCATGGATTGTCGGAGGCAGCTATCGGCCGCGTGAGGACATGCGACTATATGGCGAATTCGTCAATTCATTTCGTGCGTCTGGTGGAGCAAAACGTTACCAGTTGCAAACAGGGGCCGAGTACACGCCGATCGCGAAAGTCATGCGGCGAGGTGCTCCGTTCGCAGCCGTCAATTTGAACTTTCGCGAAGCGGTCGATTACGACGTTTCCACCACGGTGCAAGCGGGATGGTCGTTCCAAAGTCCGAAGTCTGGCCGTCGCATTCGACTGGGCGCCCAATACGGTGACGGACCAACGAGCCAGTTTTCATTCTTTCAACATCGAGAGTCGCACCTTGGGCTGGGAGTCTGGTTTGACTACTAA
- a CDS encoding GtrA family protein yields MGWESGLTTNTLLCIDDPATSLLRHQWDRYLIAGAFTALVDLFGIHLLENFVLPCDGISISEIVRSSHFAIDKTVAFVIANALSYWINSRWVFDQGRQNVLNILAAVMI; encoded by the coding sequence TTGGGCTGGGAGTCTGGTTTGACTACTAACACATTGCTTTGCATAGACGATCCCGCAACGAGCTTATTGCGCCACCAATGGGATCGCTACTTGATCGCGGGTGCGTTCACTGCCTTGGTCGATTTATTCGGCATTCACCTGCTGGAGAACTTCGTCTTGCCATGCGACGGCATCAGCATCAGCGAGATCGTTCGGTCAAGTCATTTTGCCATCGACAAGACGGTCGCGTTCGTCATCGCCAACGCGTTGAGCTACTGGATCAATTCTCGATGGGTATTCGACCAAGGACGCCAAAACGTTCTGAACATACTGGCTGCGGTAATGATTTAA
- a CDS encoding NAD(P)/FAD-dependent oxidoreductase, giving the protein MNATPHVVIIGGGFGGLEVARRLRRAAVRVTLVDRHNYHLFQPLLYQVATGGLSPANIATPLRAIVRNQANCEVLMAEVTGFDVGANKVRLADGELNYDVLVVAAGATHSYFGRNDWEPLAPGLKTLADAAHIRRRIYLAFEAAERELDAEARKAFLTFVVVGGGPTGVELAGALSEIARHTLKHDFRHINPEDARIMVVEAAPHILAHYPEELCTRAAEKVRKLGIEIHTHTKVAEITPDHVRLASDDGETVVRTKTVLWGAGVQASPLGKQLTDACGLETDRAGHLPVSDRLAVAGHDNIFAIGDIATCLGSDGKPLPGLASVAVQQGKYVADAIGSRGKSSEAIKPFVYNDKGTMATIGRAAAVAQIGKRQFCGFFAWLLWLFVHLMLIVQFQNRLLILIQWAWSYATFNRSNRIITGETPVVVEKHPSDDPTKIA; this is encoded by the coding sequence GTGAATGCAACTCCCCACGTCGTCATCATTGGCGGTGGCTTCGGTGGACTCGAAGTCGCTCGGCGCCTTCGTCGGGCTGCGGTTCGGGTCACGTTGGTTGATCGGCACAATTACCACCTGTTTCAACCGCTGCTTTACCAAGTCGCCACTGGCGGACTTTCGCCAGCGAACATTGCTACGCCGCTAAGAGCGATCGTTCGCAACCAAGCGAATTGCGAAGTCTTGATGGCCGAAGTGACCGGCTTTGACGTTGGCGCTAACAAGGTCAGGCTTGCCGACGGCGAACTGAATTACGACGTTTTGGTTGTCGCTGCCGGTGCAACGCACAGCTACTTTGGCCGCAATGATTGGGAACCGTTGGCACCGGGTTTGAAAACGCTTGCCGACGCCGCCCACATTCGCCGCCGTATCTACCTCGCATTTGAAGCGGCGGAACGCGAATTGGATGCCGAAGCACGCAAGGCGTTCTTGACGTTCGTCGTTGTCGGCGGCGGACCGACGGGCGTTGAATTGGCGGGAGCATTGTCGGAGATCGCACGTCACACGCTCAAGCATGACTTTCGGCATATCAATCCCGAAGATGCTCGAATCATGGTTGTCGAAGCCGCTCCGCACATCTTGGCTCACTATCCCGAGGAACTTTGCACGCGAGCGGCAGAGAAGGTGCGAAAACTTGGGATCGAAATTCACACGCATACGAAGGTAGCTGAAATCACCCCCGATCACGTTCGGCTTGCCAGCGACGATGGCGAGACCGTTGTTCGTACGAAGACGGTTTTGTGGGGTGCCGGTGTGCAAGCAAGTCCGCTTGGAAAGCAACTTACGGACGCTTGCGGTCTGGAAACGGATCGAGCCGGTCATCTGCCGGTTTCTGATCGTTTGGCGGTTGCCGGTCACGACAACATCTTCGCGATCGGTGACATCGCAACTTGTTTGGGGAGCGACGGAAAGCCATTGCCCGGACTGGCATCGGTTGCAGTACAGCAAGGCAAATACGTTGCCGATGCGATTGGCAGTCGCGGCAAGTCGAGCGAAGCGATCAAACCGTTCGTCTACAACGACAAGGGGACAATGGCGACGATCGGACGAGCTGCTGCCGTCGCTCAAATTGGCAAGCGTCAATTTTGCGGGTTCTTCGCCTGGCTCCTTTGGTTGTTCGTTCACTTGATGTTGATTGTCCAGTTCCAAAACCGTTTGCTGATCCTGATTCAGTGGGCGTGGAGTTACGCGACGTTCAACCGCAGCAACCGAATCATTACCGGCGAAACGCCCGTTGTCGTCGAAAAGCATCCGTCGGACGACCCAACGAAAATCGCATGA
- a CDS encoding class I SAM-dependent methyltransferase, which translates to MTDSPAKRFYDRISHAYDMIADGGEHVARERGLELLSVKTGESVLEIGFGTGHSLVTLVEAVGDEGSVTGIDISSGMRDVAMKRLNEAGQSHRVKLIAQETPPLPFDDEAFDAIVMSFTLELFPTETIPEVLRECRRVLKPSGRIGLVSMATLEDGESESVLERTYVWMHTHFPHIVDCQPIPLEQLVIETGFRIDAQERIDLFTMPVAIVVAGIS; encoded by the coding sequence ATGACCGATAGTCCTGCGAAGCGATTCTACGATCGAATCAGTCATGCCTACGACATGATTGCAGATGGAGGCGAGCATGTTGCTCGCGAGCGCGGGCTTGAACTCCTCTCGGTGAAAACAGGTGAGTCAGTGTTGGAAATTGGATTCGGCACTGGTCACTCATTGGTCACTTTGGTCGAAGCCGTTGGCGATGAAGGCAGCGTCACCGGCATCGACATATCGTCCGGCATGAGAGACGTTGCGATGAAGCGTTTGAACGAGGCCGGGCAAAGCCATCGTGTGAAATTGATTGCCCAGGAAACTCCGCCACTTCCGTTTGATGACGAAGCGTTCGATGCGATCGTGATGAGCTTTACATTGGAGTTGTTTCCGACCGAGACGATTCCCGAAGTGCTGCGAGAATGTCGCCGCGTATTGAAGCCGAGCGGACGCATCGGGTTGGTCAGTATGGCGACGCTTGAGGACGGCGAATCGGAAAGCGTGTTGGAACGAACCTACGTTTGGATGCACACACATTTTCCGCACATCGTTGACTGCCAGCCAATTCCGCTGGAACAGCTAGTCATCGAAACAGGTTTTCGCATCGACGCTCAGGAACGCATCGACTTATTCACGATGCCGGTGGCGATTGTGGTTGCCGGAATCAGCTAA